From the genome of Bacteroides sp. MSB163, one region includes:
- a CDS encoding B3/B4 domain-containing protein has product MYQITVSEEIKNACPIFKGAAVYAEVTNTAFCEGLWEEINTFTRELTSTTQPEDIKLQPAIAATREAYKRCGKDPSRYRPSAEALRRRLMRGIALYQIDTLVDLINLVSLRTGYSIGGFDADKIQGTDLKLGVGRAEEPFEGIGRGVLNIEGLPVYRDAVGGIGTPTSDNERTKMDLGTQHILAIVNGYSGQEGLREAAEMIQELLKKYTSSNGGEIIYFE; this is encoded by the coding sequence ATGTACCAGATCACCGTATCAGAAGAAATAAAAAATGCCTGCCCCATCTTCAAAGGTGCAGCCGTCTATGCAGAAGTTACCAATACAGCCTTTTGCGAAGGGCTTTGGGAAGAAATCAACACTTTCACTCGGGAACTGACTTCCACTACCCAGCCGGAGGACATCAAACTGCAACCCGCCATTGCAGCTACCCGCGAGGCTTATAAACGTTGCGGTAAAGACCCCAGCCGTTACCGTCCTTCTGCCGAAGCCTTGCGCCGCCGTTTGATGCGCGGAATTGCCCTTTACCAAATAGATACATTGGTTGACCTGATTAATCTGGTATCCCTGCGCACCGGTTATTCCATCGGTGGTTTCGATGCGGACAAGATACAGGGCACTGACCTCAAACTGGGAGTTGGACGCGCCGAAGAACCATTCGAAGGTATCGGACGGGGTGTGCTGAACATCGAAGGACTTCCGGTCTATCGCGATGCCGTAGGCGGTATCGGTACTCCTACCAGCGACAACGAACGTACTAAAATGGATTTAGGCACCCAGCATATCCTTGCCATCGTCAATGGTTACAGTGGACAGGAAGGCCTGCGTGAAGCAGCCGAGATGATACAGGAGTTATTGAAAAAATATACTTCTTCGAATGGAGGAGAAATTATCTATTTTGAATAA
- a CDS encoding shikimate dehydrogenase family protein encodes MQKYGLIGYPLRHSFSIGYFNEKFKSENIDAEYVNFEIPNINDFMEVIEENSNLCGLNVTIPYKEQVIPFLDELDKDTAKIGAVNVIKIIRQPKGKVKLVGYNSDIIGFTQSIEPLLQAHHKKALILGTGGASKAVYRGLANLGIESVFVSRTKKESSYLTYDELTPEIMQEYTIIVNCTPVGMYPKVDFCPDIPYDQLTPNHLLYDLLYNPNETLFMKKGEAHGAVTKNGLEMLLLQAFAAWEIWNK; translated from the coding sequence ATGCAGAAATACGGTTTAATAGGCTATCCGCTGAGACATTCGTTTTCCATCGGATATTTCAATGAAAAGTTCAAATCGGAGAATATCGACGCCGAATATGTAAACTTTGAAATACCCAACATCAATGACTTTATGGAAGTCATAGAGGAGAATTCCAACCTCTGCGGACTTAATGTGACCATCCCGTACAAGGAGCAGGTCATCCCCTTTCTTGACGAACTGGACAAAGATACCGCAAAGATCGGCGCAGTGAACGTCATCAAAATCATCCGCCAGCCGAAGGGAAAAGTAAAGCTTGTCGGCTATAACTCGGATATCATAGGTTTTACACAGTCCATTGAGCCTTTACTGCAAGCCCATCACAAGAAGGCGCTGATTCTGGGTACAGGCGGTGCATCCAAAGCCGTCTATCGCGGACTGGCCAATCTGGGCATCGAAAGCGTATTCGTATCGCGTACAAAAAAGGAATCGTCTTACCTCACTTATGACGAACTGACACCGGAGATCATGCAGGAATATACTATTATCGTAAACTGTACACCTGTAGGCATGTATCCTAAGGTGGATTTCTGTCCGGATATTCCTTATGATCAATTAACTCCCAACCATTTACTCTACGATTTGTTATATAATCCCAATGAAACCCTTTTCATGAAAAAGGGAGAGGCTCACGGCGCCGTTACTAAAAACGGACTGGAAATGCTGTTATTGCAAGCATTTGCCGCATGGGAAATATGGAACAAATAG
- a CDS encoding lipoprotein signal peptidase: MKNILSKGQLSILIVLGILILDQVIKIEVKTNMFYNESIHITDWFYLRFIENPGMAFGMQIVPKAIQTIARTIFAIAIGWYIVILIKAKYKRGYIACVSLILAGAIGNIIDSIFYGVIFSKSTPAEISTFVPIGEGYTGWLHGKVVDMFYFPLFEFNWPSWMPFIGGDNFVFFSPVFNLADAAISCGVIILFLFYMKSLNSSFSLCTRSPYQKK; encoded by the coding sequence ATGAAGAATATTTTGTCCAAAGGACAGCTATCGATTCTCATTGTACTGGGAATTTTGATTCTTGACCAAGTCATAAAGATCGAAGTTAAAACGAATATGTTTTATAATGAAAGCATTCATATCACGGATTGGTTTTATCTTCGCTTTATAGAAAATCCCGGTATGGCTTTCGGTATGCAGATAGTGCCTAAAGCCATTCAGACTATTGCCCGCACCATATTTGCCATCGCGATTGGATGGTATATCGTCATACTTATTAAAGCTAAATATAAGCGTGGTTATATTGCATGTGTTTCGTTGATACTGGCAGGAGCTATCGGGAATATCATCGACAGCATATTCTATGGCGTTATTTTCAGTAAGAGTACACCCGCCGAGATTTCTACTTTCGTACCTATAGGGGAAGGATATACCGGTTGGCTGCATGGGAAAGTGGTCGATATGTTCTACTTTCCTCTTTTTGAGTTTAACTGGCCAAGCTGGATGCCATTTATAGGAGGGGACAATTTTGTATTCTTCAGTCCGGTATTCAATTTAGCGGATGCTGCCATCAGTTGCGGAGTGATTATCTTATTTTTATTTTACATGAAGAGTTTAAATAGCAGTTTTAGTTTATGTACCAGATCACCGTATCAGAAGAAATAA
- the ubiE gene encoding bifunctional demethylmenaquinone methyltransferase/2-methoxy-6-polyprenyl-1,4-benzoquinol methylase UbiE, translating into MDYPQEHIKPYGKDGKKSEQVEEMFDNIAPAYDKLNHTLSLGIDRSWRRKAINWLKPFQPKRIMDVATGTGDFAILACRELQPDELIGTDISEGMMDVGRNKVKQAHLSDKISFAREDCTSLSFADDTFDAVTVAFGIRNFEGLDKGLAEMCRVLKTGGHLVILELSTPDRFPMKQLFTIYSKVVIPLLGKCLSKDNSAYTYLPQSIRAFPQGEVMQEVIRRAGFSQVNFRRLTFGICTLYTATK; encoded by the coding sequence ATGGATTATCCCCAGGAACATATCAAACCCTACGGTAAGGACGGAAAAAAGAGTGAACAGGTAGAAGAAATGTTCGACAACATTGCTCCTGCTTATGATAAGCTGAACCATACCCTTTCATTAGGCATCGACCGCAGTTGGCGCCGGAAAGCGATCAATTGGTTAAAGCCTTTCCAACCGAAGCGCATCATGGACGTGGCCACCGGTACAGGTGACTTTGCCATTCTTGCCTGCCGCGAGTTGCAGCCTGACGAACTGATAGGCACCGACATCTCAGAGGGAATGATGGACGTGGGACGTAATAAAGTAAAACAGGCGCACCTCTCGGACAAAATATCCTTTGCCCGGGAGGACTGCACCTCTCTCTCATTTGCCGATGACACGTTCGATGCTGTAACCGTAGCGTTCGGTATCCGCAACTTCGAAGGGTTGGACAAAGGGTTGGCGGAAATGTGCCGCGTGCTGAAAACCGGAGGACATCTCGTCATTCTGGAACTCTCCACACCGGACCGTTTTCCGATGAAACAACTTTTCACCATCTACTCCAAAGTAGTCATCCCCCTGCTTGGCAAATGCCTGTCAAAAGACAATAGTGCTTACACCTACCTGCCCCAAAGCATCCGTGCTTTCCCGCAAGGCGAAGTGATGCAGGAAGTTATTCGCAGAGCAGGTTTCAGTCAGGTTAATTTCCGCAGACTGACATTCGGTATATGCACTCTTTATACTGCGACTAAATGA
- a CDS encoding PhoH family protein: MIEKLIVLEDIDPVIFYGVNNANMQLIKALYPKLRIVARGNVIKVLGDEEEMCAFEENITKLEKYCAEYNSLKEEVIIDIIKGNAPQAEKSGNVIVFSVTGKPIIPRSENQLKLVEGFAKNDMVFAIGPAGSGKTYTAIALAVRALKNKEIKKIILSRPAVEAGEKLGFLPGDMKDKIDPYLQPLYDALQDMIPAAKLKEYMELNIIQIAPLAFMRGRTLNDAVVILDEAQNTTTQQIKMFLTRMGMNTKMIVTGDMTQIDLPSSQTSGLVQALRILKGVKGISFVELNKKDIVRHQLVTRIVDAYEKFDKETKAEREKRKLTTG, encoded by the coding sequence ATGATAGAAAAACTGATTGTTCTTGAGGATATCGACCCGGTTATCTTTTACGGTGTGAATAACGCCAATATGCAGTTGATAAAAGCTTTGTACCCCAAACTGCGCATTGTTGCACGCGGCAATGTCATCAAAGTGTTGGGAGATGAAGAAGAGATGTGCGCATTCGAAGAAAACATTACCAAACTGGAAAAATACTGCGCCGAATACAACTCATTGAAAGAAGAGGTGATCATCGACATCATCAAAGGAAATGCACCGCAAGCAGAAAAGTCGGGTAACGTCATCGTATTCAGCGTGACAGGCAAACCGATCATCCCCCGCAGTGAAAATCAGCTTAAACTGGTAGAAGGTTTCGCCAAGAACGACATGGTATTTGCCATAGGTCCTGCCGGTTCGGGAAAGACGTATACTGCCATTGCCCTTGCCGTACGTGCCCTCAAAAATAAAGAGATCAAGAAAATCATCCTCAGTCGCCCCGCCGTGGAAGCCGGTGAGAAGCTTGGATTCCTGCCCGGTGACATGAAGGATAAGATAGACCCGTATCTGCAACCGTTGTATGATGCCTTGCAGGATATGATTCCGGCTGCCAAGCTGAAAGAATACATGGAACTGAACATCATTCAGATTGCTCCCCTCGCCTTTATGCGCGGAAGGACGTTGAATGATGCAGTCGTAATTCTGGATGAAGCGCAGAACACCACTACCCAGCAGATCAAGATGTTCCTCACCCGCATGGGTATGAACACCAAGATGATTGTAACGGGAGATATGACACAGATCGACCTGCCCTCTTCCCAGACTTCGGGACTGGTACAGGCACTCCGCATCCTGAAAGGTGTGAAAGGCATCAGCTTTGTGGAACTGAACAAGAAAGATATTGTGCGTCACCAGTTGGTAACCCGCATTGTAGATGCCTACGAGAAATTTGATAAGGAGACCAAGGCCGAACGTGAAAAAAGAAAACTCACCACGGGGTAA
- a CDS encoding phosphoribosylaminoimidazolesuccinocarboxamide synthase, with protein MKALTKTDFNFPGQKSVYHGKVRDVYNINGEKLVMVATDRISAFDVVLPKGIPFKGQMLNQIAAKFLDATTDICPNWKTATPDPMVTVGVMCEGFPIEMIVRGYLCGSAWRAYKSGVREICGVKLPEGMKENQKFPEPIITPTTKAEIGEHDADISKEEILAKGLATPEEYAVLEKYTMALFKRGTEIAAERGLILVDTKYEFGKHNGTIYLMDEIHTPDSSRYFYSEGYQERFEKGEAQKQLSKEFVREWLMDNGFQGKEGQQVPEMTDEIVASISERYIELYEHITGEQFVKEDTSNIASRIEKNVTEYLNK; from the coding sequence ATGAAAGCATTAACAAAAACTGATTTCAATTTTCCGGGACAGAAAAGTGTGTACCACGGAAAAGTACGCGATGTTTATAACATCAATGGTGAAAAGCTGGTTATGGTAGCAACCGACCGTATCTCCGCATTCGACGTTGTTTTGCCGAAAGGCATTCCTTTTAAAGGCCAAATGCTGAATCAGATTGCAGCCAAATTCCTGGATGCTACTACTGATATCTGTCCCAACTGGAAGACAGCTACACCCGACCCGATGGTAACGGTAGGTGTGATGTGCGAAGGTTTCCCCATCGAAATGATTGTACGCGGTTATCTTTGCGGTAGCGCATGGCGTGCTTACAAGAGCGGCGTACGCGAAATCTGTGGTGTGAAGTTGCCCGAAGGAATGAAGGAAAACCAGAAATTCCCCGAACCCATCATCACCCCGACTACAAAAGCTGAAATCGGTGAACACGACGCAGACATTTCAAAAGAAGAAATCCTTGCTAAAGGCCTGGCTACTCCCGAAGAATATGCCGTATTGGAGAAATACACCATGGCACTCTTCAAAAGAGGAACTGAGATCGCAGCAGAACGTGGTCTGATTCTGGTAGATACGAAGTATGAATTCGGTAAACACAACGGTACTATTTACCTGATGGACGAAATCCACACACCGGACTCCAGCCGCTACTTCTACTCTGAAGGTTATCAGGAACGCTTTGAAAAAGGCGAAGCCCAGAAACAACTTTCTAAAGAATTCGTTCGCGAATGGTTGATGGACAATGGTTTCCAAGGCAAGGAAGGACAACAAGTTCCGGAAATGACAGACGAAATCGTAGCATCCATCAGCGAGCGTTACATTGAACTGTACGAGCATATCACCGGAGAGCAATTCGTGAAGGAAGATACCAGTAACATTGCTTCACGCATTGAGAAAAACGTAACGGAATACTTAAATAAGTAA
- the pgeF gene encoding peptidoglycan editing factor PgeF, whose translation MIALTEDKRMLGYGVMTPYSNIFCFATTRRGGFSKGDYASFNCTPYTGDDAESVRRNQELLCNSMPQHPKELVIPFQTHGTKVEVIDEKYLNATSDERTAMLKGVDALITKKRGCCICISTADCVPILLYDRKNQVVAAAHAGWRGTVNYIAGHTLDRMRALYGTDGKDVIACIGPGISLPSFEVGEEVYEAFRMNGFAMDYISEWKPETHKHHIDLWAANRMQLLDFGVPGEQIETSGICTYMRHEEFFSARRLGIKSGRILSGIMIVDTKP comes from the coding sequence ATGATTGCTCTGACAGAAGATAAACGAATGTTGGGATACGGGGTCATGACACCGTACTCCAACATTTTTTGTTTCGCAACTACCCGCCGGGGAGGTTTCAGCAAAGGAGATTATGCCTCTTTCAACTGTACGCCTTACACGGGGGATGATGCGGAATCTGTCCGTCGCAATCAGGAACTACTCTGTAACTCCATGCCTCAACACCCTAAAGAATTAGTCATTCCGTTCCAAACACATGGTACAAAGGTGGAGGTGATTGATGAAAAGTATCTCAATGCCACATCTGACGAGCGCACGGCCATGCTGAAAGGAGTGGATGCACTAATCACCAAGAAACGGGGTTGCTGCATTTGTATTTCTACGGCTGACTGTGTTCCTATCCTGTTGTATGATCGCAAGAACCAAGTGGTAGCCGCCGCCCATGCGGGTTGGCGGGGAACGGTGAATTACATAGCCGGACACACTCTCGACAGGATGCGGGCACTCTATGGAACCGATGGAAAAGATGTAATCGCTTGTATCGGCCCCGGCATATCCTTACCTTCTTTTGAAGTGGGCGAAGAAGTGTACGAAGCTTTCCGCATGAACGGTTTTGCAATGGATTATATATCAGAATGGAAACCGGAAACACATAAGCATCATATCGACCTGTGGGCTGCGAACCGGATGCAGTTGCTCGACTTCGGTGTACCCGGCGAGCAAATAGAAACATCAGGTATTTGCACCTATATGAGGCATGAAGAATTTTTCTCGGCAAGACGGCTGGGGATTAAATCAGGACGTATACTATCGGGAATTATGATAGTAGACACAAAACCATAA
- a CDS encoding M23 family metallopeptidase — protein MMNIFFLLLSFALAYTPPEEKPSFSQMEINHIRVTTPGLFDNENLLELHLEQIPDTAYCFPLPGGKVISPYGRGGGRHSGIDIKTCAKDTIRSAFDGIVRMSKPYSAYGNVIVVRHSSGLETIYSHNFKNLVQSGDVVKAGQPIALTGRTGRASTEHLHFETRINGQHFNPNLIFDFKERTLRKECIHCNKNGKGVIVKPATKKTAGTS, from the coding sequence ATCATGAACATATTCTTTCTGCTACTATCATTCGCACTGGCTTATACTCCGCCTGAAGAGAAACCAAGTTTCTCGCAAATGGAAATCAATCATATCCGGGTTACTACACCGGGACTTTTCGATAACGAAAACTTGTTAGAATTGCATCTGGAGCAAATACCTGATACCGCCTATTGCTTTCCGCTTCCCGGAGGGAAAGTGATTTCCCCTTACGGGCGAGGTGGCGGCCGTCACTCGGGTATTGATATCAAGACTTGCGCCAAAGACACGATACGCAGTGCTTTCGATGGCATTGTACGTATGTCTAAGCCTTACAGTGCTTACGGTAACGTAATCGTTGTGCGCCATTCTTCGGGATTGGAAACGATATACAGTCATAATTTTAAGAATCTTGTTCAGAGCGGTGACGTCGTAAAGGCCGGACAACCCATCGCACTGACCGGACGTACCGGACGGGCCAGTACCGAACACCTTCATTTTGAAACCCGCATCAACGGACAGCATTTCAACCCCAATCTCATTTTCGATTTCAAAGAAAGAACACTCCGCAAAGAGTGTATTCACTGCAACAAGAATGGAAAAGGTGTCATAGTGAAGCCTGCAACAAAAAAAACAGCCGGAACCAGCTAA